DNA sequence from the Gammaproteobacteria bacterium genome:
TTGCCGCATATGCGCGAACGCAAGACTGGGCAGATCATTAACATGTCATCCATAGCCGGTCACAAGGTGTTCCCGGCGTCCGCGGTTTACAGCGCCACCAAGTACGCGGTGCGCGCCATCTCCGAGGGCCTGCGGCAGGAATCCAACGGTGACTTCCGCGTCATGAACGTCTCACCGGGCGCCATCGCGACCGAGCTGACCAATACCATCAGCGACGCCAGCACGGCGGAGAGTGTGGACGAGCTTTACGAAGTGGCAATCGGCGCCGCCGCCATCGCGCGGGCGATCGCCTATGCGATCGAGCAGCCGGACGACGTGGACGTTAACGAACTGATTATCCGGCCGACCAAACAACCGCTGTAGCACGACGCACGGCCCTGAACTAAACAACGAGGAAATACGCATGGTAAAAATCGCAATAGTCGTCCGCCTGGAAGCGAAATCAGGCAAAGAAGCCGAGCTTGAGCAATTTCTGCATAGCGGCCTTGATTTAGTCAACAAAGAACCTCAAACAACCAGTTGGTACGCCTACAGGATCGGACCGTCGGTCTACGGCATCTTCTTAAGCTTCCCTGACGAAGCAGGCCGACAGGCTCATATGGAAGGAAAAGTCGCCGCTGCGTTACAGGAAAAGGCGCCGGAGTTGCTGGCTCAACCCCCGTTGATCGAGGACACGGACGTGCTGGCGGCGAAATTGCCAAGCTGACTTTCGCTAAGTCACTGGCCATTCGTCTGATCAGGCAGCCACTATAGACACGCCGCAAACCGCGCGCTGACCTAACGCGCATTAAAACCTCAAGGAGCATCCAATGGTAAAAGTCGCATTACTGGTTCGTCTCGATGCCAAGTCCGGCAAAGAAAGCGACGTCGAAAAATTTCTGTTAAGTGGGCTGGACCTCGTCGAGCAGGAACCGCAAACCACCACTTGGTACGCGCTCAAGCTGGGGCCGAACACCTACGGTATCTTCGACAGCTTCGCCGACGATAACGGTCGGCAGGCGCATCTGTCCGGCAAGGTCGCCGCGGCGCTCATGCAAAAAGCGCCCGACCTGTTTGCAGCACCACCCGCGATCGAGAAAGTGGACGTGCTGGCGGCGAAACTGCCGGGCTGACGCCTCCGCCGGGCAAGCCGTTGAAGTTCCGGCGGCTTGCTTGGTGGTCCGCCCAACTTCGAGAACCCACCATGCAAGCTCATTATCTCGGCCATGTCGTATTTTATGTCCGCAACCTCGAACGCTCGCTCGTGTTTTATCGCAATCTGTTGGGCTTCAAAGAGGTCGGCCGTATCTTCAACGACACGGCGGCAGCCCTGACCGCCGGCCGCACCCACCATGAACTATTGCTGATCGAAGTGGGCCACGCCGCCGCCCGGACGCCGATTGGGCCTTTATCACATCGGCATCAAGGTCGGCGACAGTCTCGACGAGCTTCGCGCGGCCAAACAGGACCTCGAAAAGGCCGGCGTAAAAATCGGCGGCATGAGCGATCACACCGTCAGCCAGAGTCTGTATCTGCACGATCCGGATGGCAACGAAGTGGAAGTGTACGTGGATGCCGATCCCGCGATCTGGAAGAACGACCCGAGGGCGGCAGTGGCGCCCATCAAGCCGCTACATGCAAAGATCTCAAGGCCGTTCGACAAGCCAAAGCTCGGTCAAACCGCACAGAAAGAGACAGCATTTTCGGATTGTAGTCGCGCGTATGGGCAGCAGACCGGGCAGTACTGCCGCGCTCGTCACCCTCCGCCGCGCATCAGTCCATGAAGGCCGCCAGATAAGGTGCAGTGCGGCTCGCTGGCGCCCCGGACACCTCCGCGGGTGTACCGGAAGCAACCACTCGCCCGCCTTCCTCACCCGCGCCGGGACCAATATCGATAACCCAGTCGCTTCCCGCGACGACGCGCATGTCGTGCTCGACCACGATGACTGTGTTTCCTGATTCTACCAGCCCATCGAGTTGTGCCATCAGTCTCTCGACGTCGGCCGGATGCAGGCCGGTCGTGGGCTCGTCGAGGATATAGAGCGTGTCGCCGCGCTGGATGCGCTGCAGTTCGGTCGCAAGCTTGATCCGCTGGGCCTCGCCGCCGGAGAGTTCAGTCGCCGGCTGGCCGAGTCGCAGATAGCCCAGGCCGACTTGCCGCACAATGCCGAGCGCCCGGTGCACGTGTGGTTCGTCAGCAAAGAACGCCCAGGCCGCATCGACCGTCATTTCCAGCACGTCGGCAATGCTCTGGTCGCGGTACTTGATTTCGAGGGTTTTAGCGTTGTAACGGGCCCCATGGCAGGTGGGACAGGGTGCATAAACGCTAGGCAGGAAGAGCAGCTCGACCATCACGAAGCCCTCGCCCTGACAGGTTTCGCAGCGGCCTTTGGCCACGTTGAATGAAAAGCGTCCCGCGTCGTAGTGACGAGCGCGCGCCGTTTTAGTCGCGGCAAAAAGTTTGCGCACGTGATCGAAGAGCCCAGTGTACGTCGCGAGGTTGGAGCGCGGCGTGCGTCCAATCGCCTTCTGGTCAACTTGTACCAGGCGGTTGATGCCATCCATGCCGCCGGTAATCCGGCCGCCGAGAGTGGCCACGGCTGTGCGCTCCAGCGCTTCGCCTTCCTCCTCATCGGCGGGAGTGTCATGGCCCAGAGCTTCGGCGACCAACTCCACGAGCACCTGACTCACCAGGCTCGACTTGCCCGACCCCGACACGCCGGTTACGGTGGTGAACACGCCTATCGGAAATTTGGTATCGAGCTTGTCCAGGTTGTTGCGTGTGATACCGGTCAGGCGCAGCCAACCTTTCGGCGCGCGTGGAGTCCGGTTGGGGAGCACGTAGTTGCCGAACAGGTGGCGTCGAGTTTGGGATTCCTCGACCCGCTCGAGTCCTGCGGGTGGGCCGCTGTAAAGCACGAAGCCACCCTGCTCACCCGCGGCCGGCCCCACATCGACAATCCAGTCCGCATGACGGATCACATCGAGTTCATGTTCGACCACGAACAGCGAATTACCCGAGGCCTTTAATCGATCGAGCGCTCTCAGAAGCGCCTCGGTGTCCGCGGGATGCAGCCCTGCAGACGGTTCGTCAAGCACGTAAACCACACCGAACAAATTCGAGTGCACCTGAGTCGCGAGGCGCAGACGTTGGAGCTCGCCTGGGGAAAGGGTGGGCGTACTTCGTTCCAGCGACAGATAGCCAAGCCCGAGGTCGAGCAACACCGCGAGTCGCGCGACGAGATCTTCAGCAATCCGCTGGGTGACGATCGCTTTTTCCGGATGCTCGACTTCCATCTTCGTCATGCCAGCGGCTTTTCGCTGCGCATGGGGACGCAGGATTTCAGATAGCCACTTCAACGGCATTCGGGAAATATCGGCGATATCAACGCCCGCAAACTTCACCCACAGTGACTCGCGGCGCAGCCGCTTACCATTACAGAGTGGGCAGTCCCCGCTCAGCATATATTGTGAAACCCGCCTCTTCATCAACGCGCTGTGCGTGTTGGCAAAGGTGTGCAGCACATAACGCCGGGCGCTCGTAAAAGTGCCCTGGTAACTGGGCTCCTCCTTCCGTTTAAGCGCGCGCCGTACTTCATGTGGAGCCAACCCCGCGTAGACCGGGACAACCGGCTGCTCTTCGGTAAAGAGGATCCAATCGCGATCCTTTTTAGGGAGTTCACGCCAGGGACGATCGACGTCATAGCCCAACGTGACCAAAATGTCGCGCAGGTTCTGCCCCTGCCAGGCGGTGGGCCACGCGGCGATGGCCCGCTCACGAATCGTCAGCGAGGCATCCTGCACCATCGAGCGTTCAGTCACCTCATATACTCGACCCAGCCCATGACATTTCGGACAAGCTCCCTCGGGAGTGTTTGGCGAAAACGACTCGGCGTAGAGGAGCGGCTGGTTGGATGGATAATCTCCGGCGCGCGAATACAACATCCGCAGCAGATTGGAGAGCGTTGTGACGCTACCCACCGACGAGCGCGTGGTGGGCGAACCGCGCTGCTGCTGCAACGCGACGGCCGGAGGCAAGCCATCGATCCGATCGACTTCAGGAACCGCCATCTGATGAAACAGACGCCTGGCGTAAGGGGAGACTGATTCGAGATACCGCCGTTGCGCCTCGGCATAGAGTGTGCCGAACGCCAGCGACGACTTGCCGGACCCGGACACGCCCGTGAAAACGACCAGCGCCTCACGCGGGATATCGAGATCCACGTTCTTGAGATTGTGCTCGCGGGCCCCGCGCACCTGAACGAAGCCGGTAAAATCCTGGTTCGTCGCCCTTTGCGAATCTCTACGCTTTGCGCTCATGGAACGCGGTCGTCCGCAAATCGGAAGGATGCGCAGCGAATCGTGTGTTAACGAATCCGCCCCGGCAGTTGCGCACGGAGGTTACGCAATTGCGCTTCGAGATCACGAATTCGATCGAGGAGGGCCAGGGCTAACACCATCCCCTGCGCGTCAAGTTCGAAGTCATCACGCAGGCGGCGCGCGGTTCTGGCCGTAACAATGCATTCCGAGCAAAAGGTCCGCTGTGTTGCGCCCGGATCGACCGGCACAATGACATTGCCGTCGACCAGTTCGTGAAGTTCCGCTTCCGACAGGCCCGACACCTCCGCGAGCTCTGTCAAAGACCACTCATGGTGCTCATCCAGCCATAGTACTTCAGTGAGTTCAACTCTCATTGCGCGCCTCCTGTTGGAAATGTCCGCGGAGATTGAACGTCGAGCTGTCAGCAAGCTGCTTGAAAAGCGCTCGCTCCTGCTCGCTGATCACGCGTGGTACGGCTATTTGCACGATCGCGAACAGGTGGCCTTCTCCCGTTCGCGGCTTGGGCAGTCCGCGCCTACTGAGGCGCAGTTGTTGTCCGGCCTGTGTCCCAGGCGGCACCTTGAGACGAACCGGGCCGCTAGGCGTCCGTACCTCTACAGTGGTTCCGAGCACGGCCTCCCACGGTGTCAAGGGCAGATCCAGGTAGAGATCGTGACCATTAATGCGAAACAGCGAATGCGGGCGCAGCACGATATTGAGGTATAGATCACCGTCGCGTCCACCGTTAGATCCTTTGCCGCCCTTAACCGGAACGCGCAGCCTTTGCCCGTCGATGGCGCCCTTGGGGATGCGCGTTTTGAATTCGTGCGGCACTCGACGCACGACGCCGTTCTCGTCGTATTCCGGCATGGTTAGATCGAGGGCCACTTCCCTGCCGGTAAACGCATCCTCCAGCGCGATCTGTACTGTTACCTCGTAGTCCTGCCCGGGTATCGGAATTCTGCCACGGCTTCGCGGTGCGCATTGGCCACGGCCGCGGAGACTGGCAAACAAGTCCGCCAGATCGCTCTCGTCGAACGCGAACTGCTCCTCGCCATACTGTTGCTGCCAGTCCGGCGTCGGCTCGAAGTCTTGTCCGGGCCGCTGCCGGCCCAGTTCATCGTAAGCGGCGCGCTTTTCCGGATCTTTGAGGGCATTGTAGGCTTCCGCAATCTCCTTGAATCTTTCCTCAGCGTCGGGCTCCTTGGAAACATCGGGATGAAACTTGTGCGCGAGCTTGCGGTACGCCTTCTTGATCTCCGCCTGGCTAGCGCTTCGTTCGACGCCAAGAATGCTGTAGTAGTCTTTGTATTTCATTGAGAGCGCCCAGAAAGATAACCATACCGGTCACGAGTCCGTCCGCGACCTTTCGGCCGGAAAGTCAATCGCTGCTGTGCATGAGTGCCTCGTCCTTGGCGGCAGTACTGAAGGCATAGTGATCCACGCTTTTCGACAGTAGTGGCGCCGTCAACGCATCCACCAGCTACGTCGTCAACCTGATGTCTTGCGCCCGCAGGTTCCAGACTTCCTCATGCCTTGGCCGTGAACAGGCTATCGGGGTTTTTCACCCCGAGTGGCTGCGGCTTCGACGATATTCATCAATTGTCTGCTTCCTTTCGCGCCCCACTTCTTCCAGCTTATTCAACCATCCCTCCCTCAGGGGCATCAGCGCGTCACGCACAGTCTGCGCAACAGCCAGGTTGCGGAACCATTTCTTGTCGGCAGGTACGATGAACCAGGGCGCATGTTTAGTGCTGCAGCGGGCGAGCGCGTCCTCGTAGGCCTCGGTATAGTCGTCCCAGTACCCGCGCTCCTGCCAATCGCCGACCGATAACTTCCATGATTTAACCGGATCTTGCTCGCGTTTGAGCAGTCGCTGCTCTTGCTCATCTTTGCTGATGTGGAGGTAAAACTTGAGAATGACGGTAGGGGAATCCGCCTGCAGTTCCTCGAACGCGTTGATATGCTCATAACGCCGACGCCAAATCTTCTCCGGCACGAGTTTATGGACGCGCGCCACCAGCACATCCTCATAATGCGAACGGTTGAAGATTTTGATATGTCCCGCCAGAGGCGTCTGGGCATGTACGCGCCAGAGAAAATCGTGCGCAAGCTCTTCTTCAGTGGGGACTTTAAATGAAGCTACTGAGCAGCTTTGCGAGTTCAATGGACCCGTCACGTGGCGGATCGTACCATCTTTACCGCTGGTATCACGTCCTTGCAGGACGATGAGTACGCTCTGCAGCCCCACCGCATAAAGAAGCTCCTGCAGTTCG
Encoded proteins:
- a CDS encoding antibiotic biosynthesis monooxygenase — protein: MVKIAIVVRLEAKSGKEAELEQFLHSGLDLVNKEPQTTSWYAYRIGPSVYGIFLSFPDEAGRQAHMEGKVAAALQEKAPELLAQPPLIEDTDVLAAKLPS
- a CDS encoding antibiotic biosynthesis monooxygenase; translated protein: MVKVALLVRLDAKSGKESDVEKFLLSGLDLVEQEPQTTTWYALKLGPNTYGIFDSFADDNGRQAHLSGKVAAALMQKAPDLFAAPPAIEKVDVLAAKLPG
- a CDS encoding VOC family protein produces the protein MQAHYLGHVVFYVRNLERSLVFYRNLLGFKEVGRIFNDTAAALTAGRTHHELLLIEVGHAAARTPIGPLSHRHQGRRQSRRASRGQTGPRKGRRKNRRHERSHRQPESVSARSGWQRSGSVRGCRSRDLEERPEGGSGAHQAATCKDLKAVRQAKARSNRTERDSIFGL
- a CDS encoding excinuclease ABC subunit UvrA, giving the protein MSAKRRDSQRATNQDFTGFVQVRGAREHNLKNVDLDIPREALVVFTGVSGSGKSSLAFGTLYAEAQRRYLESVSPYARRLFHQMAVPEVDRIDGLPPAVALQQQRGSPTTRSSVGSVTTLSNLLRMLYSRAGDYPSNQPLLYAESFSPNTPEGACPKCHGLGRVYEVTERSMVQDASLTIRERAIAAWPTAWQGQNLRDILVTLGYDVDRPWRELPKKDRDWILFTEEQPVVPVYAGLAPHEVRRALKRKEEPSYQGTFTSARRYVLHTFANTHSALMKRRVSQYMLSGDCPLCNGKRLRRESLWVKFAGVDIADISRMPLKWLSEILRPHAQRKAAGMTKMEVEHPEKAIVTQRIAEDLVARLAVLLDLGLGYLSLERSTPTLSPGELQRLRLATQVHSNLFGVVYVLDEPSAGLHPADTEALLRALDRLKASGNSLFVVEHELDVIRHADWIVDVGPAAGEQGGFVLYSGPPAGLERVEESQTRRHLFGNYVLPNRTPRAPKGWLRLTGITRNNLDKLDTKFPIGVFTTVTGVSGSGKSSLVSQVLVELVAEALGHDTPADEEEGEALERTAVATLGGRITGGMDGINRLVQVDQKAIGRTPRSNLATYTGLFDHVRKLFAATKTARARHYDAGRFSFNVAKGRCETCQGEGFVMVELLFLPSVYAPCPTCHGARYNAKTLEIKYRDQSIADVLEMTVDAAWAFFADEPHVHRALGIVRQVGLGYLRLGQPATELSGGEAQRIKLATELQRIQRGDTLYILDEPTTGLHPADVERLMAQLDGLVESGNTVIVVEHDMRVVAGSDWVIDIGPGAGEEGGRVVASGTPAEVSGAPASRTAPYLAAFMD
- a CDS encoding DnaJ domain-containing protein, yielding MKYKDYYSILGVERSASQAEIKKAYRKLAHKFHPDVSKEPDAEERFKEIAEAYNALKDPEKRAAYDELGRQRPGQDFEPTPDWQQQYGEEQFAFDESDLADLFASLRGRGQCAPRSRGRIPIPGQDYEVTVQIALEDAFTGREVALDLTMPEYDENGVVRRVPHEFKTRIPKGAIDGQRLRVPVKGGKGSNGGRDGDLYLNIVLRPHSLFRINGHDLYLDLPLTPWEAVLGTTVEVRTPSGPVRLKVPPGTQAGQQLRLSRRGLPKPRTGEGHLFAIVQIAVPRVISEQERALFKQLADSSTFNLRGHFQQEARNES
- a CDS encoding polyphosphate kinase 2 family protein, whose product is MDYAHRLEGERRVRLDDFDPGETAGLKRREAEKKTAQLIEELIELQELLYAVGLQSVLIVLQGRDTSGKDGTIRHVTGPLNSQSCSVASFKVPTEEELAHDFLWRVHAQTPLAGHIKIFNRSHYEDVLVARVHKLVPEKIWRRRYEHINAFEELQADSPTVILKFYLHISKDEQEQRLLKREQDPVKSWKLSVGDWQERGYWDDYTEAYEDALARCSTKHAPWFIVPADKKWFRNLAVAQTVRDALMPLREGWLNKLEEVGRERKQTIDEYRRSRSHSG